The following coding sequences lie in one Saccharopolyspora hordei genomic window:
- a CDS encoding M23 family metallopeptidase: protein MVVAAVAAGAFAAAGQSIAAGEGHASPDQRDDFNPADASASFNTAMAEDSDSTGVGGSAPAPAMLPIAQVSNTSSEVEKLNKSERIAQEREAARIAAEEAARAPKFAPPTTGRFTSGFGGRWGTTHYGIDIANSKGTPIYSVADGVVIDAGPASGFGLWVRVQHEDGTITVYGHVNTITVDEGEKVKAGEQIATMGNRGFSTGPHLHFEVWNSSGKKINPLPWMRSRGIAPA, encoded by the coding sequence GTGGTCGTCGCTGCGGTTGCCGCTGGCGCTTTCGCAGCTGCAGGGCAATCGATCGCCGCAGGTGAAGGCCACGCCTCCCCGGACCAACGTGACGACTTCAACCCCGCGGACGCGTCGGCCTCGTTCAACACCGCGATGGCGGAGGACTCCGACAGCACCGGGGTCGGCGGCAGCGCCCCCGCGCCGGCGATGCTCCCCATCGCCCAGGTCTCGAACACCAGCTCCGAGGTCGAGAAGCTCAACAAGAGCGAGCGGATCGCGCAGGAACGCGAAGCCGCCCGCATCGCCGCTGAGGAAGCGGCCCGCGCCCCCAAGTTCGCCCCGCCCACGACCGGCCGCTTCACCTCCGGGTTCGGCGGGCGCTGGGGCACCACGCACTACGGCATCGACATCGCCAACTCCAAGGGCACCCCGATCTACTCCGTCGCCGACGGGGTCGTGATCGACGCGGGCCCGGCGAGCGGCTTCGGCCTCTGGGTCCGGGTGCAGCACGAGGACGGCACGATCACCGTCTACGGGCACGTCAACACCATCACCGTCGACGAGGGCGAGAAGGTCAAGGCCGGCGAGCAGATCGCCACCATGGGCAACCGCGGCTTCTCCACCGGCCCGCACCTGCACTTCGAGGTGTGGAACTCCAGCGGCAAGAAGATCAACCCGCTGCCCTGGATGCGCTCGCGCGGCATCGCCCCGGCGTGA
- a CDS encoding class I SAM-dependent methyltransferase, which produces MVEQVRLTGAQRTLLGPLYARALDNRTPEPVLGDEVAERLLDRVDVDFRRLALSSGDRMAIVLRAKRLDDWAAEYLAEHPDAVVLHLACGLDGRAHRLDLPDGVLWYDVDLPDVIELRNRLYPEVPENHRTIAASVTDPGWLDEVPTGRPTLVIAEGLTTYLTEDDGVALLRRLVQRFEVGEVVFDAVLPWTVRAARSSRFLRRAGAGFHWGIADPRTLEFRVPGLRLRRAHPVLDSPHLAKVPVPQRIAAQAMNAVPPLRDAMRLLHYRFEHQPGQRVELTGTQATMLATVHLRALDNRSERPLLGDRWADEVVQRIDFDFAKFRPNDRYAASVALRARSIDEWTRQALRPGTTVLHLGCGMDSRYERVAPPDDVQWYDIDQPDVIDLRKRFFSESPQRRTVPSSVTAPDLLDGIPGDRPVLVVAEGLLMYLSEPDVLALLRRITRHFPSGELVFDAMSTLAVRMTNRANPIVKNAGARLDWGIDDPRTLEARVPGLQLVAEWSYTDAPELDRLSAPVRTVLRAAGRITAVRRFGRMLHYRF; this is translated from the coding sequence GTGGTCGAACAGGTCCGGTTGACCGGTGCGCAGCGAACCCTCCTCGGCCCGCTCTACGCGCGGGCGCTCGACAACCGCACGCCCGAGCCGGTGCTCGGCGACGAGGTCGCCGAGCGGCTGCTCGACCGCGTGGACGTCGACTTCCGCCGGCTGGCGCTCAGCTCCGGCGACCGGATGGCGATCGTCCTGCGCGCCAAGCGGCTCGACGACTGGGCCGCCGAGTACCTGGCGGAGCACCCGGACGCCGTGGTGCTGCACCTGGCCTGCGGGCTCGACGGCCGGGCCCACCGGCTCGACCTGCCCGACGGCGTGCTCTGGTACGACGTCGACCTGCCCGACGTCATCGAGCTGCGGAACCGGTTGTACCCGGAGGTGCCGGAGAACCACCGCACCATCGCCGCCTCGGTGACCGATCCCGGGTGGCTCGACGAAGTCCCCACCGGGCGGCCGACGCTGGTCATCGCCGAGGGCCTCACCACGTACCTGACCGAGGACGACGGCGTCGCCCTGCTGCGGCGGCTCGTCCAGCGGTTCGAGGTGGGCGAGGTGGTGTTCGACGCCGTGCTGCCGTGGACCGTCCGGGCCGCGCGCTCCTCGCGCTTCCTGCGCCGGGCCGGCGCCGGGTTCCACTGGGGCATCGCTGACCCGCGGACGCTGGAGTTCCGGGTCCCCGGCCTCCGACTGCGGCGCGCGCACCCGGTGCTGGACTCGCCGCACCTGGCGAAGGTGCCGGTCCCCCAGCGGATCGCGGCCCAGGCGATGAACGCCGTCCCGCCGTTGCGCGACGCGATGCGGTTGCTGCACTACCGCTTCGAGCACCAGCCCGGCCAGCGGGTGGAGCTCACCGGGACCCAGGCGACCATGCTCGCCACGGTCCACCTGCGCGCGCTCGACAACCGGTCGGAGCGGCCGTTGCTCGGCGACCGCTGGGCCGACGAGGTGGTGCAGCGCATCGACTTCGACTTCGCGAAGTTCCGGCCGAACGACCGCTACGCCGCCTCGGTGGCGCTGCGGGCCCGCTCGATCGACGAGTGGACCAGGCAGGCCCTGCGACCCGGCACGACGGTGCTGCACCTCGGCTGCGGCATGGACAGCCGGTACGAGCGCGTGGCACCACCGGACGACGTCCAGTGGTACGACATCGACCAGCCGGACGTCATCGACCTCCGCAAGCGGTTCTTCTCCGAGTCCCCGCAGCGCCGCACCGTTCCGTCCTCGGTGACCGCGCCCGACCTGCTCGACGGGATCCCCGGCGACCGGCCGGTCCTGGTGGTCGCCGAAGGTCTGCTGATGTACCTGTCCGAACCGGACGTCCTGGCGCTGCTGCGCCGGATCACCCGGCACTTCCCCAGCGGTGAGCTGGTCTTCGACGCGATGAGCACCCTCGCGGTCCGGATGACGAACCGGGCCAACCCCATCGTGAAGAACGCCGGGGCCCGGCTGGACTGGGGCATCGACGACCCGAGGACGCTCGAGGCCCGCGTGCCCGGGCTGCAGCTGGTGGCCGAGTGGTCCTACACCGACGCCCCCGAGCTGGACCGCTTGTCGGCGCCGGTGCGCACGGTGCTGCGCGCGGCCGGGCGGATCACCGCGGTCCGCCGCTTCGGCCGGATGCTGCACTACCGCTTCTGA